From a single Diachasmimorpha longicaudata isolate KC_UGA_2023 chromosome 15, iyDiaLong2, whole genome shotgun sequence genomic region:
- the LOC135169563 gene encoding large ribosomal subunit protein eL36 — MPREIQEGASVARARMRKLSPPLVLSASVLISRRMAPRYELAVGLTKGHKTTKIRVAKNKVEKEKTVVLRPARLKGRQTKHSKFVRDLIREVTGHAPYEKRAMELLKVSKDKRALKFLKRRLGTHIRAKRKREELGNILVQMRKAAAHH, encoded by the exons ATGCCGCGCGAAATTCAAGAGGGCGCTAGCGTCGCGCGAGCGCGCATGCGTAAGCTCTCCCCGCCATTAGTCCTTTCAGCGTCTGTTCTCATCAGCCGAAG AATGGCACCGAGGTACGAGTTGGCCGTAGGCCTGACCAAGGGGCACAAAACCACGAAAATTCGTGTGGCTAAGAATAAGGTCGAGAAGGAGAAGACCGTTGTCCTTCGACCGGCCCGTTTGAAGGGG CGTCAAACAAAGCACAGCAAATTCGTCAGAGACCTGATTCGTGAGGTGACCGGCCATGCCCCGTACGAAAAGCGTGCTATGGAGTTGCTGAAGGTCTCCAAGGACAAGCGAGCATTGAAATTCCTGAAGAGAAGG TTGGGCACGCACATTCGCGCTAAGAGGAAGCGCGAGGAACTGGGTAATATTCTGGTCCAGATGAGAAAGGCCGCCGCCCACCACTAA